From the genome of Neomonachus schauinslandi chromosome 1, ASM220157v2, whole genome shotgun sequence:
cgcactccgtgctcacctggcctgtgaccgcgcgtttctatgtctggcacccgatcccgggtggagtctccaaacccagcagatccctgtggtgcactcctgcgcggctcctcccgggggaggaaggggagtctccccggatctgccacttgttgggtccctgctggaggagcagtggcccgactgtggtgcggatcacagtttatggcaaccctgagctgagagcccgcgcctgggctccgcctctgcagccggcttccctgctccgatacctgggagctctgccacactcaggcacccccggtctttctgtgaccccgagggtcccgagaccacactgtcccacgagggttccaccccccgctttgccactggagtgacgtccctcagcggagcagactcctaaaagttccgattttgtgctccgcggctctatcacttgccagaagcggccgatggaggcccctcccccgccgtctatcctcccgaatatcgccagggattcacttctccgcacgtcctaccttccagaaagtggtcgcttttctgatgagagagttgttgctattcttttcttcgatctcctgttgagtttgtaggtgttcagaatggtttgatccctatccagctgaattcctgagaggagacgagaTCCAGGTTTCCTgcttctccaccatcttgctctgcagCAGGTATGAtacctttttaatatattttttcctctttattttatttcttaattttttaaattttattttattatgttatgttagtcaccatacaatacatcattagtttttgatgtagtgatccacgattcattgttttcgtataacacccagtgttccaggcagtatgtgccctccttaatacccatcactgggctaacccatcccccacccccctctgctctaaaaccctcagtttatttctcggagtccatagtctctcatggttcactccccctccaattcccccccccttcatttctcccttccttctcctaatgtcctccatactattccttatgttccacaaataagtgaaaccatatgataattgactttctctgcttgacttatttcacttagcataatctcctccagtcccatccatgttgatggaaaagttgggtgttcatcctttgtgttggctgagtagtatttcattgtatatatggactacatcttctttatccattcatctgttgaagggcatctcggttctttccacagtttggctattgtggacattgctgctatgaacattggggtgcatatgacccttcttttcactacatctgtgtctttggggtaaatacctaggagtgcaattgctgggtcataggatagctttatttttaattttctgaggcacctccacactgttttattttattttattttttaagattttatttatttgacagagacagagatagcaagagcaggaacacaagcagcgggagtgggagagggagagcaggcttcccgccgaggagggagcccgatgtgggactcaatcccaggaccctgggatcatgacctgagccgaaggcagatgcttaacgactgagccacccaggcgctctccaCACTGTTTTagaaagtggctgtaccaacttgcattcccaccaacagtgtaagagggttcccctttctccacaacctctccaacatttgttgtttcttgccttgtcaatttttgccattctaactggtgtacggtggtatctcagtgtggttttgatttgaatttccctgatgtctaatgatgaggaacatttttttcatgtgtctgttagctttttgtatgtcttctttggagaagtgtctgttcatgtcttctgcccattttttgacttgattatttgttttttgggtgttgagtttgagaagttctttatagatcttggataccagccctttatctgtagtgtcatttgcaaatatcttctcccattctgtgggttgcctctttgttttgttgactgtttcctttgctgtgcagaagctttttgtcttgatgaagtcccaaaagttcatttttggttttgtttcactagcctttggagatgtatcttgaaagaagttgctgcggccgatgtcaaagaggttactgcctatgttctcctctaggattttgatggattcctgtctcatattgaggtctttcatccattttgagtttgtctttgtgtatggtcttagagaatggtcgagtttcattctctgcatgtggctgtccaattttcccggcaccaattattgaagagactgtcttttttccattgcatattttctcctgctttgtcaaagattatttgaccataatgtcgagggtccatatctgggatctctattctgttccattcatctatgtgtctgtttttgtgccagtaccatgctgtcttggtgatcactgctttgtaatatagcttgaaatcaggcaacatgatgcccccagctttgtttttcttttacaacatttccttggtgattcggggtcttttctgattccaaagaaattttaggattgtttgttccagcattttgaaaaatgtcactggaattttgatcaggatggtgttgaaggtatagattgctctgggtagcatggacattttaacaatgtttattcttctgatccatgagcatggaatatttttccatctttttgtgtcttcttcaatttctttcatgagtgttctgtagttcctagagtatagatcttttacccctttggttatgtttattctgaggtatcttgtgggttttggtgctattgtaaatggaattgtttctctaatttctctttctacagatgcattgttagtgtataagtaagcaactgatttgtgtgcattgattttgtatcctgccacattactgaattgttgtatgagttctagtaatttgggagtggagtcttttgggggttttccacataaagtatcatgttatctgtgagaagagagagtttgacttcttttttaccaatttgaatagcttttatttcttttgttgtctgattgctgttgctaggacttctagtactatgttgaacaatagtgctgagagtgggcattcttttcgtgttcctgatcttaagggagaggctctcagcttttccgcACTGAGgttgatattcgctgtgggtttttcaaagatggattttatgaacttgaggaatgttccctctatccccatactctgaagagttttaatcaggaaaggatgttgtattttgtcaaatgctttttctgtatcaattgagaggaccgtatggttcttctccctcctcttattaatgtgttctatcacattgattgatttgcgaatgttgaaccatccttgcatcttggggataaatcccacttggtcatggtggatgatccttttaatgtattgttggatcctattagctaggattttgttgaggattttggaatccatattcatcagggatatcggtctgaaattctcctttttgatggggtctttgcctggtttggggatcaaggtaatgctggcctcatagaatgagtctggaagctttcctttgccaagcattagaagagaaataattaagattagagcagagatcaatgaattagaaacgaGAAACACAGTAAATCTGattaatgaaactagaagctggctctttgaaagaattaataagatcgataaaccactggccagacttatctaaaagaaaagagaaaggacccaaattaataaaattatgaatgaaaggggagagagcatgactaacaccaaggaaatagaaacaattattagaaatgattatcaacaattatatggcaataagctgagcaacctggatgaaatggatgccttcctggaaacctataaactctcaagactgaaacaggaagaaattgacaacctgaataggccaataaccagtaatgagattgaagcagtgatcaaaaacctcccaaaaaacaagagtccagggcctgatggattccctggggaattctactaaacattcaaagaagagataatacctattctcctgaagctgtttaaaaaaaatagacacctttttaatttttaaaaaattgttgtaaaatatatataacataaaatttgccattttaaccagttttcagtgtacaattgAGTGGGATGAATTACATTCATAAAGTACAACCGACATCACTATTTCTAGAACCTTTTCTTCACCTCAAACAGAAACTATGTAATCATCAAACAATAGACCCTCattccctcctgcctccagctcCTGATAACCTCTAGTCTACATtccatctcttttaaaaattatttttatcttattttattatttttatttttaaatttaaaaccaattaattaacatatataatgtattattagtttcagaggtagagtttagtgattcatcatttgcatataacacccagtgttcattattatttttattttttaagtaggctccacacccatcatggagtccaacatggggtttgaactcacaaccctgagatcaagacctgagctgagatcaagagtcagacactttactgactgagtcacctaggcacccctaatctACATCCCATCTCTGTGAATTTACCTATTTGGGGTATActgcatataagtggaatcatataatattggTCCTTTTGTGtaatggcttatttcacttagcataatgttttcaaggttcatccatgtataGAAACACTCAAGGTATTTTAACAGAAAGAATTGAAGACGGGAATTGATTAAATAGGTAGTGGAAGACAGAAAAGGCATTCTAATACTAGAGTTAAAACAGAGAGATATCCTGTGGGAATCAGTGGATCAGCCTAGCctggagaaaaaacagaagaGCTGAATTTATCAGATCGCAGAAGCTTAGAGGAGGGAGAGGTGGATATCATGTGGATCTGGTACCCATAGGTAGCTCTGAGGAGGGGTTTCTGATCAGCTGGTGCTGGTATACTTGAGAGTTCACGATGATGCTGGTTCTGCATGTGGGGCAAAAAAGTTAGAAACTGGAATGATCTGATATTGCTGGCCATCAAAACCAGAAGATTCAAGTCATGCATTGCTCCTCATCCTGCCTATCTTCCTCTTGTATCCAGTGCAGTCAGAACATAACAGGAAACCAGATGGGCATAAGGAGCTTGACTTGAGGCCGTGGGTGTGGACTGTGGGGCAAGGAAGTATAGCAGGATGGTGATTGGCTTAGTTATTGACCAAAATGAGGGTGACCATGTTTCCTTTAATTGAACATCTGTAAGAACAACTTCAGAAACAACTGACATGTTTTATTCCCCAAATAACCTAGTCAATCAGAATGAAGGCAGACCAGTTTGTATTCCAAGTTCTGTAGGACAGACATCCCATCACGTTTCTCATATCTTATGCTGAACTGGAGGCCTTTGAAATGGCTTAGGTCATTGGTTCCTTGAGCTTCCCTTATTAGtggatatactttttaaaaataaaaaaaattattaaattttttccagctttattgagatataattgacatataacactgtgtaagtttaggGTATGCAACATGACGatttgatatatgtgtgtattgtgAGATGATTAAGAGAATAAACTTTTAATAAGGTTCAATGTATTTATAGATATAGGAAGGGGATTTGTTTTTATCTCATGGATTCTGTGAGTTTCCTATTTGGCTGCTAGCAACCTCAGAGCATCTTTCATTATAATGTGCACTTTTAAACTGGATCCTCCACTTTAGACCTTCAACCTTGTCTGGTGTATCAGTCAACATAGGttaggttatgctgcagtaacaaatgacCCCTGAAGTGCATTGGCTTATGACAACAGAAGTCTAGTCTTGGAGCCATTAAGTGCAGATTTTCGGGTGACTTGTGGTTTGAAGAAAAAGTCTACAGAGAACTGTAAACATTGATCTTGTCTGGGGAGATGGACAAGACTTCCCTGAAGAAATGATACTTGAACTGTGATATGAAGGATAAAGTGGTAGTTGGGAAGAATGATCTAGACAGAgagacctgagggaaagagcctattttaggaaaaatagaaGGCCAATGTGattggggcagaaagagagaagggataGAGATGAAAACATGGGACCTAGCAGTCAAATTAAGACTGTTTTCCTTATTCAAAGGGTGGTGGAAAccactgaaagattttaagaagTTGCATGGCAGgtcagattttcatttttgggggggcatggagcccaacatggggcttgaactcatgaccctgagatcaaaacctgagctgagatcaagagtcagatgcttcaccaactgagccacccaggccccacagctcaaattttcattttaaaaaatgaccatcCCTGCTGCCTTTGGAGAATGGCTTAAAGAACAGGTGGTGGACAGAGGTGGGTTTTCTGTGAAGCTAACAAAGCATAAGCTGCTGGTACCTCACTTTCATGGGCCCCCTCCAGGGCCTTGGGAGAGACCTGACAATGCACTCATATGGCTGTACTAATTCTGTGTTGgtacttctgtatttttcttaaggAGGAACTCCTCCTGCAGCAGTTGTACAGGTCCTGCAAAACCTGGGTGTGCCCTTCATACTCAGTAATAAACTTCCAGGATACACTTTCAAGTCCTTACTAAATACTTGGGGGAAATACTTAAGGAGAGgtcttaaaagaattaaatcattGATTTCAGTGCTGTCACCTGTTGTATCAGGTATGGTTTTGGCGATGAGCAACTCTGGCTGATTTCAGCAAAATGGGAATTTGTTGGAAGGACATTAGGGCCGGGGCTGGCACACTTCTGAAAAGGTCCAGGTAGTAAATCTTTtcagctttgcaggccatatgttGTCTGTTGTAACTACTTAAGCCTGCCGTTTTTGGGTAAAAGGAGCCATTGACAatgtgtaaatgaatgagcatcaCTGTGTGCCAATAAAGCTTTGTTCATAAAAACAGGTTGCAGACTGGATTTGGCAAGTGAAACATAGTTTGCTGATCTTTGTGTTTATTTGGAGACCCTGGAATCATTGGGTGTTTGGACCACAGGCTTTCACATGGGTGGGTGTATAGGATTCAGTATATGCATCATCCCAGATCTACTTGGCCCTGTGTACTCAGCCCTGCCTCAGCCATTTGCTCTGCCATTTTCATTGATAAAGCCCTCACTGCAGCCATGACTATTAGTGCAGAATGTTATTACTGCTATTACTGTAGAATGAGGAGCTTGAGTTTACTACTTAAGAACTTGGTGACTCTAGACAACTCCCTCACTAGTGATGTGCTTATGTTTCCTGGAGTGCTAAGAGAAGAAATACTTTGAGGCTGCACCCAAGTTCAGTGGGAAAGGTGTGATTGATTAGTCATGTTTGCCATGGGCACCTGGACGAGAAAGATGTGACATACTTGCTAAATATTTGTCATCCTGTAACTAGCTGATCTCCAAGGTCCCTTACGGTTCTGAAAAGCTACAGTTCTGTGTCTGGATACTTCTTCAGGGACATTCTGGAGATGACACAATCATGTAAAACATAACCATTTAGAATGGAAGGGTGGCCTCTAACTATAAATTTCCTACACACCTGCCTTTTTGGGAAAGTTAGGATGAGGCTCCTGATTCTCTGTTCATGATAGACAGGTCTGGGAGGCATGGACCATTGGGAAAAAGGAACTAAATCTATAATGCCTTTCACATTAGCCTCCTGTTCTAAGCACAGAGCAGATTCCAACACATACTTTTAAAGTTTAACATCTGTTTATTGAACATCCATTATGTTGATCCAAGACTTGTTCCTGCCCTCAATCCTGTAATCATCAGTGTCTCATCCTGGGTGAGACTGGAGAATCAACTAGAAAGAATACTAAGAATGGCTCTTTGGAATGCGTATGGGTGGGAGGTAGTGAGAGAAAGGGCACCCCAGCTTGGGAAAATGGTGATAAGCAAAGCCTCAGAGGCAGGAATGAGTAAGAGGACATTCGTGTTGTTGGAGGAGTGAATTCATGGTGGGGGAGGTAGGAGATGAGTTTAGCTGATTGCTGGTACAGGGGGAAATTGTAAGGATGTGAGAAATCAGGATGTGGAGTTTGGCCTTGATATGTAAGTGACAGGGCACCGTTGTGTGTTCTTGAGTATTCTAGGGAGGTCTGGAGTTGTagatggagggcagaggggaggtgaagtgggcaggcagagaggcaaggaaggaagatGGTACAAAGATGCAGACATAGAGGATGGGACTTGAGCCTGAAGAACGACATGTAAGGGAAGGAAAGACAGATGTGAGAACTGTTTCAAAGTCAGGCTGTGCTGAACACTGTGCTTGGTGGCATTTTAAAGGAGACAAGAAGAGGGGAGTCATAGATAACTGCAGAATTCTGAACCTGTGGTCTGAGGGTGAGGGTACCAGGGAACACTTGGAGGAGGAACTGGGGAGAAAAGACTCATCTTTAGCCATGAATTTTCAATGATGGCAGATATGCCTGCAGGTTATTTCAGTGGGGAAGGTCAAGGCTGGAGATGAGTCATAGACTTGGAAGGCAATGCCTCTGGTTCAAATACCCGCCCAGTGTCAGAATCTCATGGGGGGAGCCTTTACTGCTGGGTATCGAGGACTTGTGGGTCTTCCAAGGAGCTCCTACTGCCAAGTAGGGAGAACTTTATTAGAAAATTCCTCAAATTAAAGAAGTTTTCTGATGTTTCAAGACTTAGCAGGCAGTGGCAAGGGTGCTGGGCTGCAAACCAGACCTTGACCCTCCCACTGACTTATTgcatggcatttaaaaaaaaagatttatttatttatgagagggagagagagagagagagagagaaagagagaaagagagaaagaggcagaaggaaagaatcctcaagcagactccccgctgagtgcagagcaagACCCAGAGCTCTCTCCCATGACctgtgagatcacaacctgagccaaagccaagagtcagatgcttaatcaactgagccacccagttgccctgcTATGTGGCATTTGACAAGccttttaacctctctgggtctctacCACACTGTCTGAAAAACAGGGTGACACTAGAGGATTTGCCATAGCTCCAACATGCCCTGATTCAGAGTGGTTAAAAGTTGAAGActtgagaagaaataaatggatggattttcttggagagaaggcagagcccAGGGCCTTGGGGGAGCATTAGTTAGTAGAgagaaactcagaaaaagaatgaaacatctCTATCAGCcagagagagctcatgagctAAAAGGAGAATGATGTCAAGTTACCAGCTTGCCAAGGAAGAAGAGTCTTGAAAAGAGAGAATGATTCTTGCTTTACTAATTTTCCAGGGGTTGGGAGGGAATCTCTGGAAGATGGAAATGGATATGGTTCTCAGGAGGAGGTTATAACTCCAAGTGAGATTCAAGATCCAGTGGAAGTTTGATTGGGGTGGGAAGTGGTAAGTGGGCATTGGTTGATCAGTGAGGTTTATCCAGTTACATTTGCATAGGTATAAttaatgggagaaagaaaaaggtttcAATGGAAGATAGGAACAGAAACTAGGATAAGTGAATATACTCTTAGGTTGTATTAACAGAGGTGGAGATTCCAGCCTGAGGGAGGTGAATGTTAATGTTATTGCTGTGCCTTGTGCTATGTTTTGGCTGGCTTGCTTTAAGAATGACAGGGACAGATAGAAAGAGGACTTGCATGAGGGGTGCGATGAAAGGGTCTGGGTGCCATTTGGCCTTGGGAAGAGAAGATTTTAGGGGAATGGTGAGAGCTGCCTCTAAATATCCATGGGGCAGAGAGAGCACTTGAAAGACAACCTCTCCCTGCCCTTTCTACTTTTACTGCAGATAGAGCCGTTTCCGAAGGGTGCTTTGGATTTCGGGATTCACTTTCCTTGGTTTTCCTTCCTGAACCAGCTCTGCTTCGGCCATCCACCGGGTCACCTGCAGCAAGAGGTGTGGTCAGCTTGGAGTTGGGTCCCTGGGGGAGCTGGTGTGGTGGGCTTATAGGGAGAAGGTTAGAGAACAAGGGAGGTGGGTTTGCATGTCCTAAAATGGGAGACCTTTATTGCCTCATCCTATGCCATAATCTTTATGGAATCATTGGTTGGACATTCTTGTTATGTTTTTTCTAATCTACCATAAAAGCATATAaccattagaagaaaaaaaagtttgttcaACCAATGATTAAGCCTATAGTTTTTGTTTACAGAAATGTATCTgtatttcatctaaattatctCACATACTCTGACATTTGGAATTTCCTGCTTTAGGGAAACTCATTGCTAGGATATGGGTGTCCTAGTTTCTGTGTTGGGACCTAGGTTGGATttggggctggggacaggagagggggAAAACGCAGACAGGTTTGGAAGAGGCTCAGCCTCCCTGCTTAGGCTGGGAGAGGGTTCCAGGTACCTTGTCCCAACTCACCTCTGTCAGAAGCTCCAGGATGGGTCCTCTCCTCTCTGTGAACACATCAACCAGGGTCTGGATGAAGCAGGAGCCCTCTTTGTCGTGTCTGTACGCGATGTACCCTGAGGATTCCAGAGAAGAGGGCTCAGGAGAGCTCCAACGGGAGTGGGAGGGTTGGTGTGTGTGGTGCAAGAGGCTGTGGAAAAGGGTGGGTCTTGGAGGAGCTCAGGGGTCAGGGGTCAGAAGTGGTGTGcatggaggaggagcaggaggccACCCCATGTCAGGTGGGAGTCCATACCCTTTATGGTGGAGTAGACGTGGAGGATGTCTGTGTACGTTGGGATAGTCTCGGGACTGTCCTTTGTGATCATCACAATATCACCTCCACTTACTGTTTCACCGGGGTCCCTTTGTTCTGAAACATCAAGAAgaggaaagtcagagaaaaagaTGGGGAAAGGAGGTCATCATGAGACACAGTGGCAAACCAAGGCTTAGCTGGGGCTCTGGATCTAGGGTTAGGCTGGATTAGGAACACAAACGCCGTGTTCTTGGCTTTGTCCCCACCTCCTTGACAGGCCTGCACGATGTACACCTTAGGCTTGGCTCGCAGGGCCCGGCAATTCTTGTTGTTCAGAACCTCGAAAAGGTTTTCCAGCTCCACCATTTGTCCATCCTCCACCTTGAGGCGACCTTCTAACCCATGTGCCATGAGCACCACAAAAGCACAGCTGACGGGGTCATTCCGGGCATCCAAGGCCTGCTGAAAATTGTCCAGCTCTTCCTGGAATTGCTGGAGTGAGAAGAATGGCCAGACTTAGGGGTGGCCCCAGAGCCCACCTTCTGGTCCAGCCCTCTCCCTCATTGGCCTGGGGCTGGCAACACAGTACCTGGGCAGTGGGGTCTCTCTTCATGGTGCTCTCAAATCCCAGCTGCCGGAACATGCGTTCCAGAGCATCCAGGTCTGCCTCTGAACCTTCCCGTGCTTTGGTGACGCACAGTGTCAGGGCTAAGCGGGCGCCTGACATGTCGTATACCTCCTGGGCCAAGAGTTGACAAAAATCATCAAAAGGATGAGGAAGTCAAGGAGAAGCAGAGGATGTGGTCCAAAGAGACCTGGGGTTTGGGTGGCAGggtaaaatacaggatgcccagttacaatcacatttcaaattaaaaaaaaaaaaaagtgttgttggttttttttttttttttttttagtatgagtACATCCCAAATATAGTATGGGATATAGttatactataaaattatttgttgtcaATGTGAAATGTAAATTCGAGTGGgcatcctttatttttgtttgctgaaTCTGGCGACTTAACCTGGGATCTGGCTCTGTTTTAGctctgtgtgaacttgggcaagtcactgctcccatctgagccttagttttcaaACACAGACAATGACTGTGTTTATGGGGAATTGTGAGGGTCCCTTCCAGCTAGCATACTGGTGGCTttgactctctctctgtccttcccaaGAGTCTTCTGAAAAGGTCTCAGAATTTCTGAGGCCAATACTGAGATCCCACCTTGTCCTGTCTGAGGAAGAAGGGTATTGGGGTCAAAATTTCTTCTCTTATCCTCACTATCAACCTTAGTGATAAGAATTTGATTGTCAAGACAGATATAGCAGGCCCCCCTACCCCAGCTTGGCTTCcatctctgtgtttttttctccatctgaATGATCACAGAGCACCTTCTAGCTCTGAACCCACATCATGATTTTTCACCCTTTCCACTATCTCTGAAACATTAAGCTCCTCACCTTCTCTCTATCCAGATgcttccaccccctcccccaaactgcACCCAGCCCACCTCCTCCAAAGGCCGAGGATTGCTCATCTTTCCTCTGATTCTCAGTCCGGCTCTCAGCACTCTTGGCTGAACCTGGGGGTTCAAAAGAAGATAGTTTGAAGGTCTCCAAGGGAAGGCAGAAGGGCTCAGCGAACAGACTAGTTTGTCTATCCAGATTTTTGTGACTGAATAGAAACCCAGTGGTGGGGACTTGGTTCATAGTCAGATGTGGGCAAGAGATGACAGTCCGTGAAGAATGGCTTCTCTAGCGTGACACCCCAGTGGTGTCTTCCATCCTTGGATGCTCCCAGAACTCCTGCTAGGCCCCCCCTAAAATGCCATACCCCCTGGAATTTTCCCTATCTCTCCCTCAGGACACTCACCAGTTTGTGactctcctccccatcccaaGGACCTGGACTGATGAGGGGGAAAGCAGCCCCATGTACTCCCCTATGTTGCCCAGGAGCTGACAGACTGGGGAGACATCAACAGGGAGATACTTTGGGATTAGGTTTAAAAAGAgaatgtcggggcgcctgggtggctcagttgttaagcatctgccttcggctcaggtcatgatcccagggtcctgggattgagccgggattgagccccgcatcaggctccctgctcagcaggaagcctgtttctccctctcccactccccctgcttgtgttctgtctcttgctgtctctctctctgtcaaaaaaaaaaaaaaaaaaaaaaaaaaaaaagagagagaatgtcatCAAAGTGGGGAATACTGCTTCGGAACTGTCCCAGTGTGTCTCTAACCCAAACAGATCAATccacttccctccctctgccttgagTCTGAACATCTGTCTGAGTTCTTCATACTCATTTCTGAGTTCTGTTTTACTCTCTGGCTGAACAGAATGACTTTTGACATATCCTTGGTGTTTTCTCACctccttgcctttttttccaCTTCCTCTTCAGCCTGGAATGTGTCTTTACTAGTCAAGACCCTTCTCTGTCAATTTGGATGGCATCATGTTTGTTATACCCTCCCTCTGccatctactcatccatccattcaaccatccgtccatccatccatccatccatccatcctccatccatccGTTTATTCATCT
Proteins encoded in this window:
- the CASP14 gene encoding caspase-14 isoform X1, which gives rise to MSNPRPLEEEVYDMSGARLALTLCVTKAREGSEADLDALERMFRQLGFESTMKRDPTAQQFQEELDNFQQALDARNDPVSCAFVVLMAHGLEGRLKVEDGQMVELENLFEVLNNKNCRALRAKPKVYIVQACQGEQRDPGETVSGGDIVMITKDSPETIPTYTDILHVYSTIKGYIAYRHDKEGSCFIQTLVDVFTERRGPILELLTEVTRWMAEAELVQEGKPRKVNPEIQSTLRKRLYLQ
- the CASP14 gene encoding caspase-14 isoform X2, whose protein sequence is MSGARLALTLCVTKAREGSEADLDALERMFRQLGFESTMKRDPTAQQFQEELDNFQQALDARNDPVSCAFVVLMAHGLEGRLKVEDGQMVELENLFEVLNNKNCRALRAKPKVYIVQACQGEQRDPGETVSGGDIVMITKDSPETIPTYTDILHVYSTIKGYIAYRHDKEGSCFIQTLVDVFTERRGPILELLTEVTRWMAEAELVQEGKPRKVNPEIQSTLRKRLYLQ